The Candidatus Bathyarchaeota archaeon genome includes the window CTCCACCTATATGTCAGTGAAAGGGAGGCCGAGGGTTAGCCGATAACGGGGATTTGGCTAAAAAGAGGAGAATTGGATGTCTGACTACGAGAAGGCCGTAATTAGGATAATGGAGCATAATCCCCAATTCACAAGGGAGGAGATTGAGAAGCTCATAGAGGAGGAGAAGGCTATGGCATCGGGCCTCCTCACAGACGAGGCCGCCGCCCAGATCCTGGCGGCCAGGATGGGCATCTCAAGGGATGGAAAGAGGATCGAGTCTAGGCTTAGGATAAGAGATCTCACCCCAGGGCTTGGTGACATATCCCTGTCCGGTAGGATCATCTACATCTTCCCTTCAAAGAGGTTTAAGAGAGGGGATGGAAGGGAGGGGAAAGTCCTCAGGATCCTCTTGGGAGATAGAACAGGCACAGCCAATCTAGTCCTATGGGACGAGATGGCGGATAGGGCCTCGGCTATGAGGTTGTATCCTGGAAAGATGGTAAGAGTCCTTCACGGATACACTAGAGAGGGGAGGGGGGGTATTGAGATCCATGTGGGAAGGCGTGGAGAGTTATACCAAGAGCCCATGGACTCCTCGAGTGAGGATTATCCCCCCCTTGAGAGCTTCTTCTGTACCCCTGGAGATGTTAGGGGGGCTGGGGCCGTTAACATAGAGGGCGTTGTGGTGGAGAAGCATCAGGCATCCAGCTTCACGAGGAGCGATGGCAGCGTCGGTAAGGTTGCCCGCCTCACATTAGAGGAGGGAGGGGGGAGGATAAACCTGGTCTTTTGGGACGATAAGGCAGAGGAGTTGGAGAGATTGGAGGTGGGCATGAGATTAAGGATAATCAATGGAGTGGTTAGACTTAGGGAGGATGAAAGGCCCGAGGTACATCTCACAAGGTCAACCTTCTTAGAGGTTCTCGAGGCCCAAGCAGAACCGAGAGAGCCCTTCAGCTCAAGAATGAGCGTTGCAGATCTAAAGGCTGGCATGCAGGGGGTTTATGTCTCAGGTAGGATCGCCCAGATAGGGGATGTAATAGAGTTCGTCAGAGGTGACGGAAGCCCTGGGAAGGTTGCACCAATACTCCTAAAGGATGATACGGGCTCTATATGCATAGATCTCTGGGACGATGAGGTGGAGATGCTGAAGAATTTGAAATTGGGCCATAAGGTCTACGTGGAGGAGGGGAGGGTCACGAGTGGAAAGAGGGGCCTATCCCTTAGGCTCGGCAGGAAAGGAAGGCTCAAAATACTCTCAGAAGATGCTGCAGAGGAGCACTTGGATGCTTGGAGAATCATTAGGATACGCGACTTGAGAGAGGGGCAGATGAATGTAACTATCAGGGGGAGGATCATCGAGGCCCCTCAGGTAAGAGATGTAGAGACCTCGCGGGGGACGGTTAAGCTTACATCCTTTAGGGTTGAAGATGAGACGGGAGTTGCAAGGGTCTCCGTCTGGAGGAGACTAGCAGAGGAGGCCATGAGGCTGATACCGGGGGAAATGGTTAGGATCGAGAACTGTCATGTGAGGGCCTCCTACCAAGGCCTCGTTGATTTAACCTCAGGCCCCTTCACCAAGATAATAGTCGAAAGGGAAGGGGGATGAGGAGGCTATTTACAATGGGATGCCTCTACCTCTCGAATGGCCTTATCTAATATCTCAAGAGCTCTATCTATGAGCTGCCTATTTATTATGAGGGGTGGAGCTATTCTCAGGGTAGAGGCCCCGCAGCCAACGATCGCCAAGCCCATCCTGAAGCAACGCAGAATAACATCTTCGATCTCCTTCTCAGCAGGCTCCTTCGTGTTCAAGTCTCTTACAAGCTCCACTCCGATCATCAGGCCCTTACCGCGAACATCTCCGATAAGCTCGTGCTCCTCCTTCATCTCACCTAGGCGTTTTAGGAGGTGTTCTCCCATCCTCTCCGCGTTCATGAGCAAACCCTCATCCCTTATAACCTCGATGACAGCCTTCGCCGCTGCGCAGCTGACTGGATTGCCTCCAAAGGTGCTCGCATGACTTCCTGGAGGCCAGTCCATTATCTCCGACCTCGAGGCCATAACTCCCAAGGGTAGGCCTGAGGCGATAGCCTTAGCCAGGCAGACGATATCAGGGATGACGCCAAAATGCTCTATAGCAAGCCATCTCCCCGTCCTTCCCATGCCGGACTGGACCTCATCCACCGCGAAGAGGATGTTGTATCCTTCCAAGAGCTTCTTCAGCTCTTTGAAGTAGCCCGAAGGCGCCATTATATAGCCACCTTCTCCTTGTATAGGTTCTGCTATCACGAGGGCCACATCTTCGGGAGGCACATACCTCTTGAAGAGGTATCTATCTATGTAATCGACACAGTAGTACCCGCACTCTGGACTCTCGAGTCTAAATGGACATCTGTAGCAGTAGGGATAGGGTATATGCTCTACGCCAGGGATTAATGGGGCAAAACCCCTCCTCTGAACCGGCTTGCTAGCCGTTAGGCTTAAAGCTCCCATCGTCCTCCCGTGGAAAGAGCCTATATAGGCGATGATCATCTGCCTCTTAGTGTGCCATCTCGCTAGCTTGATAGCCGCTTCAACAGCCTCAGCTCCGCTATTTCCATAGAAGAACCTCTTCTCGAAATCTCCTGGGATTATCTCACATAAATCCTCAGAGAGGCTCACAACTGGCTCGTAGTAGAAGTCGGTGTAGGAATAATGGAGGAACTTCTCAGCCTGTGATTTTATGGCCTCGATGACCCTTGGGTGCCCATGGCCTACATTTAGACAGGCGAGGCCCGAGTTGAGATCGATATACTGGTTTCCATCCACATCAGTTATTATGCATCCTTCACCTGAAGAGATGACTAGGGGGTATGCCCTAGAAAAGGAGGGTGAAAGCAACCTGGCGTCCTTCTCAATGACTTCT containing:
- a CDS encoding acetyl ornithine aminotransferase family protein, which gives rise to MNYPNIITSPPGLKAREVIEKDARLLSPSFSRAYPLVISSGEGCIITDVDGNQYIDLNSGLACLNVGHGHPRVIEAIKSQAEKFLHYSYTDFYYEPVVSLSEDLCEIIPGDFEKRFFYGNSGAEAVEAAIKLARWHTKRQMIIAYIGSFHGRTMGALSLTASKPVQRRGFAPLIPGVEHIPYPYCYRCPFRLESPECGYYCVDYIDRYLFKRYVPPEDVALVIAEPIQGEGGYIMAPSGYFKELKKLLEGYNILFAVDEVQSGMGRTGRWLAIEHFGVIPDIVCLAKAIASGLPLGVMASRSEIMDWPPGSHASTFGGNPVSCAAAKAVIEVIRDEGLLMNAERMGEHLLKRLGEMKEEHELIGDVRGKGLMIGVELVRDLNTKEPAEKEIEDVILRCFRMGLAIVGCGASTLRIAPPLIINRQLIDRALEILDKAIREVEASHCK